A window from Luteibacter flocculans encodes these proteins:
- a CDS encoding TonB-dependent receptor: MKHAPLTLAIGLVIGLAATLPAKAQDAGQANAPTTEAKKKQQEATQLTEVTVSARRREESLEKVPVAVSAFSEEDMRDLQATSIDALQGAVPNMNIVQGRGSSSSVNIFIRGIGQPDALQTFDPGVGMYVDDVYYSRIQGALISLFDVDHVEVLRGPQGTLYGKNSTGGAVKVVTKNPGTTPEGSIEATFGNYGRREGRFYGSTPLSKDGAWSASLAGAVTRNDGYVHNYSGRDFNNDNTKSVRGKLRFHPSDTFDGVLTLDYTKMDTALTLGQPVSPLKRTDLVFGSVTLLQPNLDEKYNFHTQTSFPPGDGQKLTHKGVALNMNWKLSDQWSLKSISAYRKLDSDSYIDIDASQYELGDVFVGFRQKQASQELQLAFDNGSNLQSVFGAYYLRENVPSTQYAFADDLFAVAGRTVPFLRTIGDDLTTKSWAGFAHVNWEFVPTWTLAAGIRYSKESKDYDRTTSTFWGAPLTALNETVPLSRSKDWNAWTPTVSLQKQFDPQTMWYVSASRGFKSGGFNGRANSAAEAKTAEFDPEYVWTFETGLKMRSADNRLQANLAAFHSNYKDFQARVSEIQNPGSLTPTFAFPVINAAKLKMDGFEAEGVALLGEGTRLSTQIGYLKAKYDRFDDARLDPSNPQYNPTIHDHVPFSPKWTARVAATQTFNLAGGALTLGADASYRTETWLSVDNYAALSQKAYTLVGAFGIFDSGDGHWQFRAGVRNATNKVYKTDGQEFSSVGNIRTAYYGMPRNYYASVRYNF; this comes from the coding sequence ATGAAGCACGCACCGCTGACGCTGGCGATCGGCCTAGTTATCGGCCTCGCCGCCACGCTGCCGGCCAAGGCGCAGGACGCCGGCCAGGCGAACGCGCCGACGACGGAAGCGAAGAAGAAGCAGCAGGAAGCCACGCAACTGACCGAGGTAACGGTGAGCGCGCGCCGCCGCGAGGAGTCGCTGGAGAAGGTGCCGGTGGCGGTGAGTGCGTTCTCGGAAGAGGACATGCGCGATCTGCAGGCCACCAGCATCGATGCGCTGCAGGGCGCGGTGCCGAACATGAACATCGTGCAGGGACGCGGTTCGTCGTCGTCGGTCAACATCTTCATCCGCGGCATCGGCCAGCCCGATGCACTGCAGACGTTCGATCCCGGCGTGGGCATGTACGTGGACGACGTGTACTACTCGCGCATCCAGGGTGCGCTCATCAGCCTGTTCGACGTCGATCACGTCGAAGTGCTGCGCGGCCCGCAAGGCACGCTGTACGGCAAGAACTCCACCGGCGGCGCGGTCAAGGTCGTGACCAAGAATCCGGGCACCACGCCGGAAGGGTCGATCGAGGCCACCTTCGGCAACTACGGCCGGCGTGAGGGCCGCTTCTACGGATCGACGCCGCTGAGCAAGGACGGCGCCTGGTCCGCGTCGCTGGCCGGTGCGGTGACCCGTAACGACGGCTACGTTCACAACTACAGCGGCCGCGATTTCAATAACGACAATACGAAATCGGTCCGCGGCAAGCTGCGCTTCCACCCGTCCGACACGTTCGACGGGGTGCTGACGCTCGACTATACGAAGATGGATACGGCGTTGACGCTGGGCCAGCCGGTGTCGCCACTGAAGCGTACCGATCTGGTGTTCGGTTCGGTCACGCTCCTGCAGCCGAACCTCGACGAGAAGTACAACTTCCACACGCAGACCTCGTTCCCTCCGGGTGACGGCCAGAAGCTCACGCACAAGGGCGTGGCGCTCAACATGAACTGGAAGCTCTCGGACCAGTGGAGTCTCAAGAGCATCTCGGCGTACCGCAAGCTCGACAGCGATTCCTACATCGACATCGACGCGTCGCAATACGAACTGGGCGATGTCTTCGTCGGTTTCCGTCAGAAGCAGGCCAGTCAGGAACTCCAGCTTGCATTCGACAACGGCAGCAACCTGCAGTCGGTGTTCGGCGCCTATTACCTGCGCGAGAACGTGCCGTCGACCCAGTACGCGTTTGCGGACGACCTGTTCGCCGTGGCCGGCCGCACGGTGCCGTTCCTGCGCACGATCGGCGACGATCTGACGACGAAGAGCTGGGCCGGCTTCGCGCACGTCAACTGGGAGTTCGTACCGACCTGGACGCTGGCGGCTGGTATTCGCTACAGCAAGGAAAGCAAGGACTACGACCGCACCACGAGTACGTTCTGGGGCGCGCCGCTGACCGCATTGAACGAGACCGTGCCGCTGTCGCGGAGCAAGGACTGGAACGCCTGGACGCCCACGGTGAGTCTGCAGAAGCAGTTCGATCCGCAGACGATGTGGTACGTGTCCGCCAGCCGCGGCTTCAAGTCGGGCGGCTTCAACGGCCGCGCCAACTCGGCGGCCGAGGCGAAGACGGCGGAGTTCGATCCCGAATACGTGTGGACCTTCGAGACGGGCCTCAAGATGCGTAGTGCGGACAACCGCCTGCAGGCCAATCTCGCCGCGTTCCACAGCAACTACAAGGATTTCCAGGCCCGCGTGTCGGAGATCCAGAACCCGGGTTCACTTACCCCGACCTTTGCCTTTCCGGTGATCAACGCGGCGAAGCTGAAGATGGACGGTTTCGAAGCGGAAGGCGTGGCACTGCTGGGCGAGGGCACCCGCCTGAGCACGCAGATCGGCTACCTCAAGGCGAAGTACGACCGCTTCGACGATGCCCGCCTCGATCCGTCCAATCCGCAGTACAACCCGACCATTCACGACCACGTGCCGTTCTCGCCGAAGTGGACGGCGCGCGTGGCGGCGACGCAGACCTTCAACCTCGCCGGGGGCGCGTTGACGCTGGGCGCCGATGCGTCGTATCGCACGGAAACCTGGCTCAGCGTGGACAACTACGCCGCGCTCAGCCAGAAGGCATACACGCTGGTCGGGGCGTTCGGCATCTTCGATTCCGGCGACGGTCA
- a CDS encoding GntP family permease, giving the protein MALLIVLAALAFLMLVAYRGYSVILFAPVAALGAVLLTDPGLVAPMFTGLFMDKMVGFLKLYFPVFMLGAVFGKLIELSGFSRAIVAGTIGLLGEKRAILSIVLVCALLTYGGVSLFVVVFAVYPFAAELFRQAGIPKRLIPGTIALGAFTFTMDSLPGTPQIQNIIPTAFFGTDTWAAPWLGSLGSIFILGVGLFYLERRRRAAARAGEGYGDDLANEPAAFVDARLAHPLVALLPLLVVGIANKLLTLAIPRLYGSTQSFVPTVVGDAPPVVQDIAKVAAIWAVEGALLLGILCVLAFAWRPVSRRFAEGSKLAVSGALLASMNTASEYGFGAVIAALPGFRTVADALHAIPNPLVNEAVSVTALAGITGSASGGLSIALGAMAQSFVQNAQATGIPMEVLHRIAAMASGGMDTLPHNGAVITLLAVTGLTHRQSYRDIFAITVIKTLAVFVAIVAYYALGVV; this is encoded by the coding sequence ATGGCATTGCTGATCGTGCTGGCCGCGCTGGCCTTCCTGATGCTGGTGGCCTACCGCGGCTACAGCGTCATCCTGTTTGCGCCGGTCGCCGCGCTGGGCGCGGTGCTGCTCACCGATCCCGGTCTGGTGGCACCGATGTTCACCGGCCTGTTCATGGACAAGATGGTTGGCTTCCTCAAGCTGTACTTTCCTGTGTTCATGCTGGGCGCCGTGTTTGGCAAGCTGATCGAGCTGTCCGGCTTCTCGCGTGCGATCGTTGCCGGTACCATCGGTCTGCTCGGCGAGAAGCGCGCCATCCTGTCGATCGTGCTGGTCTGCGCGCTGCTCACCTACGGCGGCGTCTCGCTGTTCGTCGTGGTGTTCGCGGTGTATCCGTTCGCGGCGGAACTGTTTCGCCAGGCCGGTATTCCCAAGCGCCTGATCCCCGGCACGATCGCCCTGGGCGCCTTCACCTTCACCATGGACTCGCTGCCGGGCACGCCGCAGATCCAGAACATCATTCCCACCGCGTTCTTCGGCACCGACACCTGGGCGGCGCCGTGGCTCGGCAGCCTGGGCTCGATCTTCATCCTCGGTGTCGGCCTGTTCTATCTGGAGCGACGGCGGCGTGCGGCCGCGCGTGCGGGCGAGGGCTATGGCGACGACCTTGCCAACGAACCGGCGGCATTCGTGGACGCGCGGCTTGCCCATCCGCTCGTGGCGCTGTTGCCGTTGCTGGTGGTCGGCATCGCGAACAAGCTGCTGACGCTCGCTATCCCGCGCCTCTATGGCAGCACGCAGTCCTTCGTCCCCACCGTGGTCGGCGATGCGCCGCCTGTCGTGCAGGACATCGCGAAGGTCGCCGCGATCTGGGCCGTGGAGGGCGCCTTGCTGCTGGGCATCCTGTGCGTGCTCGCCTTCGCCTGGCGCCCGGTCTCGCGGCGCTTCGCCGAAGGCAGCAAACTTGCCGTCAGCGGCGCACTGCTCGCGTCCATGAACACCGCGTCCGAGTACGGCTTCGGCGCCGTGATCGCCGCCCTGCCCGGCTTCCGCACCGTGGCCGACGCACTCCACGCCATTCCGAATCCGCTGGTGAACGAAGCCGTGTCGGTCACCGCGCTGGCGGGTATCACCGGATCGGCGTCGGGCGGCCTGAGCATCGCGCTCGGCGCCATGGCCCAAAGCTTCGTGCAGAACGCGCAGGCCACGGGTATCCCCATGGAAGTGCTGCACCGCATTGCTGCGATGGCCTCGGGCGGCATGGACACGCTGCCGCACAACGGCGCCGTCATCACGCTGCTGGCGGTGACCGGACTGACCCATCGGCAGTCGTACCGGGACATCTTCGCGATCACCGTCATCAAGACCCTCGCGGTCTTCGTGGCGATCGTCGCCTACTACGCGCTTGGGGTGGTCTGA
- a CDS encoding alpha/beta fold hydrolase, translating to MRSTMLLFALLLLVCGSTHAACVDTVVLVHGNTGSPSDFQATHDLLRQRGYSESQIIAPSWGNGLCAACNDHNGSEETPVREAILDALASSCTGKIDVIGHSMGATLAAHEIDVMGAAGSVNTFIGIAGAFHGLWSCGTYPFNVATSTCGAWGLSVNSPLLNGMQGHRFGTKMYSFKSYADEINCYGGVCLVYGVHTSQIQGETASYTFPYGHYGLLWYTATQQVNLL from the coding sequence ATGCGTTCCACGATGCTGCTGTTCGCCCTGCTGTTGCTCGTCTGCGGTTCCACCCACGCCGCCTGTGTCGATACGGTCGTACTCGTACACGGCAACACCGGCAGTCCGTCCGATTTCCAGGCCACCCATGATCTGCTGCGGCAGCGCGGTTACAGCGAGTCGCAGATCATCGCGCCGAGCTGGGGCAACGGTCTCTGCGCCGCATGCAACGACCACAACGGCAGTGAGGAGACCCCGGTCCGCGAGGCCATCCTCGATGCGCTGGCCTCGTCGTGTACCGGCAAGATCGACGTCATCGGGCATTCGATGGGCGCCACGCTGGCCGCGCACGAGATCGACGTGATGGGCGCGGCGGGCTCGGTGAATACGTTCATCGGCATCGCCGGCGCCTTCCACGGCCTGTGGAGCTGCGGCACCTATCCGTTCAACGTCGCCACCAGCACCTGCGGCGCGTGGGGGCTTTCGGTGAACAGTCCCTTGCTCAACGGCATGCAGGGACATCGCTTCGGCACGAAGATGTATTCGTTCAAGTCCTATGCCGACGAGATCAACTGCTACGGCGGTGTCTGCCTGGTCTATGGGGTGCATACCTCACAGATCCAGGGCGAAACGGCGAGCTACACCTTCCCCTATGGGCACTACGGCCTGCTCTGGTACACCGCGACGCAGCAGGTGAATCTTCTCTAG